TGATGACTCctattctgtctttctgctgtcCTCTAGTTGATGCATGGACGGTTGCCTTCTCCCCAGACTCTAAATACATCGCCACAGGAAGCCATCTCGGCAAGGTCAACATCTTTGGTGTGGAAAGTGGCAAGAAGGAATTTTCACTGGACACTCGAGGGAAATTCATCCTGAGTATAGCTTACGTAAGGAACTATAAATTGTCATTTTGGTCGTCGGGGTGGCGTCTCCTCCAGCACAGTCTCTTATGGGCTAAGACCTCAGTGCTTTGGCTTTGCAATAACTCATTTGGAACTGTGTTTGTTCTCCCATTGTAATTCTAACCCTTTCTCTCCAGGTTCAGAGGTTGTTTTTAAAGACTTGTATTGTGTATCTACATTTGGaaatcatattaaatattataatagGTTCTAAACTGCTTTGCTCTTCAGAGTCCTGATGGAAAATATTTGGCCAGCGGAGCTATCGATGGAATCATCAACATCTTTGACATCGCCACAGGAAAGCTACTCCACACACTGGAAGGTAGATGAAGTTATTagtatatattatttatgtaatacATGATGGATCCAGTGCTTTTAAATTTCCCTCGAACATACACTTGCATGTGAGAAATTCTTTAGTTCTGTATTGTTGCTTAAGTCAAATAATGTTGAGAAATGAGTACAACACATTATACGTGTATTGTGCATAAACTGGTCATTGTTTTAgtgttaaagatgaaaaatagcTTCAAGCGTTAGGATCTTTTCACTTCCAAATAACCTCAGCAGGGAAGCGGAGATCAGCCGCACCTCAAGACCCTGTGACTCAATGTCCTCTCTCCCCTCAGGACACGCCATGCCCATTAGATCCCTCACCTTCTCCCCAGACTCCCAGCTTCTGGTCACTGCCTCAGACGACGGCTACATCAAGATATATGACGTGTGAGTTCAGCTCACGGCATGCTATTACTCCTTCACATTGTTTAGATAAGATGTCTgatgaacttttatttattctgaacTTTCTGCCAAACATTTCACGTAGacacaaaaagataaatatttgtTAACATATATAGACACAGAACAAAGGAGTGCAACAAGAGGATGCATCAGTGTTTCTATGGTAAATATTTGACAggaaaaaatgttgttttgcaggCAACATGCCAACCTGGCCGGTACACTGAGTGGACATGGATCCTGGGTTCTTAATGTTGCCTTCTCCCCAGATGACACCCACTTTGTCTCAAGGTAAGGCAACATTTTTAGCATCAAACTGTCTGAAAACACACCTTGAAGTAGCTGAAACACAGAGGCTCATATAAAGTCTCATACTGTTACAGTGGATTGAATTTCTGATGCTAATACATTGCAACATTACAGTTAAGTTTTTGATGCTGAagaaactgagagagaaaagcTCGACATGTCTGAATCCACAGGTAGCAACTTACTGTGGCTTTGTACTGCTCATATAACACAACAGTGGCAAAACGCCCCTTGTTCACTTAgtgcaagtgtttttttgtctgtctacTTTCCCAAGATTTCATTACTGTCATTCAAAACTTTTGCCAACTGAAGCTGTTTCTCAGGCACAATTTCCAGTTCACGTTGCCAAGACAAACTCAGCAGGTCAGTTTGATGCTAAGATTGACTGTAACACAAGTAAAATgtgttctctgctctgctgccttcAGCTCGTCTGACAAGAGTGTGAAGGTTTGGGACGCCAGCTCCAGAGCGTGTATCAACACTTTCTTCGACCATCAGGACCAGGTGACAAAGACGACACTGGATCTGTTCCCTGAATGTGTTTATAATCAAATTCAAAGTGGAATAAAATCCATCCAGCTGTAGGTGCTGATGTGTTCGTGGAAATCAACACGGCTAATATCAGGGATCAGCACCTCACGTAACCCTTCTCTGACGTTACAGCTCAGGCAAAACCAATAATCTCAGCTGTCATTAGATCTCTGGTTGCTGTGGGGCGTTTGATCTGTTCTCTAACCGAGGAGAAGCGCGGCTCCTTAGAGAGGAGATGAAAGGCAGTCGAATCTGCcatattgtttttgtgtctcatCATTGTGTAACTGAAAAACCAGAAAATCTACAGGGATGGTTTGCAGCCAATTAACAGTTTGAgctttgttcttcttttgcCTTTGGGCGTGGGcttcagctgctctgtttgCAGCTAACATGTGTGATACAAAGGGGCAAGGATATGCTAATTGCTGTAAGATTCAAACTTTCAGCTTTTTGGTTTTCGTGTGGGGGAAAATGTCTCTGGGTTatgtcaatttaaaataaaacaataagcaTTTCTGGTATCCCACAAATCCAGTTCCAGGAATTTAAATGGATGATCCTTTAGTGAATATATGCTAACacataagaaaaacatgtacatgcacatttcccttcctgtgtgtgtctatggCTGGATTGGGTggaatatacatttattttattataaccCTACTCACATCGGGGGCatatttctccctctgtctctttccattATTGTTGTGATGGCGTCTCACATCAATAATCTGAATGTGTTGTTTACTAGTACACACCATTATTAAACTCTGAATCTGAACATTTTTCCTCGTGTTGCCTTCAGGTGTGGAGCGTGAAGTACAACAGCACCGGCTCCAAGATCATCTCAGCTGGAGACGACCGGGCCATCCACATCTACGACTGTCCCATGTGATAGACGTCCAGCTGTTTACGCAAATGCAGCCAAATGAAAActggggagggaggggtgggatTCATGCTGTAAATGTCATGGATTATTTTGCACTGACCAACTACGGTCAAAtaaaagggttttttttgtactttgtttttttgagttTGTGGTTATCTATTTAGAAACGTTTGTAGCTTGTTTGATaatcttttattgttttcatcagttttatCAGTCACTCCATAATTTGGAGACACGACTTTCAGATCTGATAAATTGCAACAATACTTTAGAGGTTTTAGATTAGTCTGAATGTTGATAGTTGAAAGTATTTACTGCATCTCAAGACAAATCTCATTGGATTCTTAGTTTATTTTCCTGCTGACAAGTAACTTTGTTTAATGTTACGCCAACGTGAGAAATCTTTCTggtaaagaaaggaaagaaaaatttCAGAGCAACCTTTCAGTATTAGTATGTGGAAGATGGTGATCTCATGCTCCCCCGAGTGGCCCAGCAGGTTTACCACAGCCATGTAGTACTTTCTATATGTCTATAATATACAAATGATGGTACTAGTTACTATCCACCAgaattctttatttctttgtcaaaCGTCAACAAGTTCTCAATGTTGAACACATCAAACTGGACTTTTAACAATACTAAGATATGACACAAACAACAGGTAAATACATGTGTAGCACTTCCTCCTTTCAGACAAATGTCcacttgttttgcttttcagaaACTTGCAGGAGGAAATGTTGAGTCCATCGTTCATATTCCCTTGAGTATTGTCTGCTGTTTGCAAACATGGAAACAGTTTATAAAAGACAGGGCACTAAGTGCCAAACCTGACTGAGTTGTGCTTCCTGGCAGTActataaatctaaatgtatttgCATTGACATGCTTCTTCAACTGGAAGAGTGTAAATAACATGAACAGTACACAGAAAGGGCTCGGCGATGTGCCACACACTTATTAAGTGACTGGTGAAATCTGAAGGCAACTTTGGAGTTAGGTTTTTGTCGCCCTCTCCCTGTATTCAAACAGCAAAAGTAGTGAAGTATCTGTCCTGTAACCAAATGGTTGCAGATTTGATCCCCAGTCATCACAACAGTGCAAATAATGCACAGAATACAACATGATTATCAACAGCAGAAGTGGCTAGTGAATGAAATACTGGAATCCCACCTCCTGGATGTGGTCTAAGGCCTGTAACATAACATTtacacttttcttcttctgtcaccAAGCTCCACTTTGCTTTGTTCAGTCAATTTACACAGATAAGAAGCTGAAGCACCTGCTTGATTGGAACACATCATTATACGTGCACGGCTGGCTCCACATATTGCTGGACACCTAATCACAGGACACCGCACATACATTAAAGACTGTCAAACTAATGTGCACAAATGTGAGACTAATTTCACAAAGACGTCTATAGAGAGATTTAAGTCAATAGAACATCAAACATACTATACAGATAATTTGGGAAATATAGCTACGAAATATCACACATCAATCTTTCTCCACAGTTCAATGACACATTTCACTCTCTGTCTTCATTTAGGCCTAAAGAAAGGTGAGATTCTGAGCACAAAAGCGTCCCTTCACTGGAATGCACTCATAACAAACTCTTTTGTCATGTTTAACTTGCCCACCAGTGCAATGTGGCATTTGTGCCTCCATATTTTGGCACATGGAAGATATATTATACTGACCTCGCTGCAGATGGTCTTAAAGAAAAACCTGCAATTTACAGACTAACTAGACGTAGGGTGCCTGGGTTgaagatataaaataaagtaaaaactctGATTTGCTGCATATATAGAGTTCCTTTCCACACAATTCCTAAAAACACTGACAACCATTCTGTGTTGCTAAAATATACTATACATTATAGGAACAATGACTCACAAAGGGACTTCATTTACCTACTGAACTGTCCAACTtattttgcaaaaacaaaaaagtaaaaactaattcCATAATTCTCCATGGGTAAAGTTTTAGTAGTTTGCATTTGGTTTTGGCTAAATGTGATCACATTTCCTCATCTCTTTACATTTCATATCGACAGtttagcaaaaagaaaaaaaagccagaagagctggacagacagaaaatggCAATGCCTGTGAAATCCCAAGTGTACCTAAAGATAAACGTCACCACTTTCACTCCGTTGCATCATCGTCATCATACCCGCATTAAAAGAACTCAGTCAGAAGGTTtgtgacagcagcaacacagcagagacagatcTGGGTTTTTACTTGAGATGAAGCCTGATTCGAGGCTGCTCAGGCTCCCTGTGGCTTTTTACCAGTGTCTAGACTCTACCAGATCAGCTCGTAGGCTCAGTCTCTTCAGAGTTTCATATCCCACGACAATAAGCACTGACGTTGGTGTGGAAGAAATGA
This DNA window, taken from Anabas testudineus chromosome 6, fAnaTes1.2, whole genome shotgun sequence, encodes the following:
- the LOC113165214 gene encoding WD repeat-containing protein 61 yields the protein MSTQYSILFKQEHAHDDAIWTAAWGKSEADGSETIVTGSLDDMVKVWKWSDEKLELQWTLEGHQLGVVSVDISHNGAIAASSSLDAHIRLWDLESGKQIKSMDAGPVDAWTVAFSPDSKYIATGSHLGKVNIFGVESGKKEFSLDTRGKFILSIAYSPDGKYLASGAIDGIINIFDIATGKLLHTLEGHAMPIRSLTFSPDSQLLVTASDDGYIKIYDVQHANLAGTLSGHGSWVLNVAFSPDDTHFVSSSSDKSVKVWDASSRACINTFFDHQDQVWSVKYNSTGSKIISAGDDRAIHIYDCPM